One part of the Brevundimonas subvibrioides ATCC 15264 genome encodes these proteins:
- the rpoB gene encoding DNA-directed RNA polymerase subunit beta, translating into MTDVLNGLTINGQIASATTFTGKKRIRKSFGRIPEAVQMPNLIEVQRESYEQFLQREVRPGVRKEQGIEAVFKSVFPIKDFNERAVLEYVSYEFEDPKYDVEECIQRDMTYAAPLKVKLRLIVFEADEETGARSVKDIKEQDVYMGDIPLMTDKGTFIVNGTERVIVSQMHRSPGVFFDHDKGKTHSSGKLLFAARVIPYRGSWLDFEFDAKDIVFVRIDRRRKLPASTFLMALGMDGEEILRTFYETVPYEKRGDGWVTPYKAERWRGVKPEFDLVDADTGEIVAQAGQKISARAAKKLGDTTKSLSLAADALVTRYLAADAVNYETGEIYAEAGDELDAPTIELLEERGFTTIDVLDIDHVTVGAYMRNTLRVDKSTGREDALFDIYRVMRPGEPPTPEAAEAMFNSLFFDGERYDLSAVGRVKMNMRLETPEVSDEIRVLQKDDVLKVLQILVGLKDGRGEIDDIDNLGNRRVRSVGELLENQYRVGLLRMERAIKERMSSVDIDTVMPHDLINAKPAAASVREFFGSSQLSQFMDQTNPLSEITHKRRLSALGPGGLTRERAGFEVRDVHPTHYGRICPIETPEGPNIGLINSLATHARVNKYGFIESPYRRVKDGKALDEVVYISAMEESKYTIAQANIALKDGMIVDELVPGRINGDSQLLIRADVDMMDVSPKQVVSVAAALIPFLENDDANRALMGANMQRQAVPLVQSDAPLVGTGMEAVVARDSGAVVVARRDGVVEQIDGTRIVVRATGDLDAGRSGVDIYRLSKFQRSNQSTCINQRPIVRVGDEVKTGDVIADGPSTDLGELALGRNALVAFMPWNGYNFEDSILISERIVRDDVFTSIHLEEFEVMARDTKLGPEEITRDIPNVGEEALRNLDEAGIVAIGAEVQPGDILCGKVTPKGESPMTPEEKLLRAIFGEKASDVRDTSLRLPPGVAGTIVDVRVFNRHGVDKDERAMSIERDEIERLGKDRDDELAILERNTYGRLKPLLLGKNAVSGPKGLGRGEVTDAKLGELSRGLWWQIALDDEKAMGELEQMKKSFEDARKALDRRFEDKVEKLQRGDELPPGVMKMVKVFVAVKRKLQPGDKMAGRHGNKGVISKILPIEDMPHLEDGTSVDVVLNPLGVPSRMNIGQIFETHLGWASAGLGKQIQGLLEAWQGGGQKQALIDHLTGIYGEDTPLPQDEHELVELAQNLSKGVPFATPVFDGAHISDIEDLLEKAGLERSGQSIVYDGTTGEQFKRPVTVGYIYMLKLHHLVDDKIHARSIGPYSLVTQQPLGGKAQFGGQRFGEMEVWALEAYGAAYTLQEMLTVKSDDVAGRTKVYEAIVRGDDSFEAGIPESFNVLIKEMRSLGLNVELENS; encoded by the coding sequence ATGACTGACGTCCTGAACGGTCTCACCATCAATGGTCAGATCGCATCGGCCACGACCTTCACCGGCAAGAAGCGCATCCGCAAATCGTTCGGCCGCATCCCCGAGGCGGTGCAGATGCCGAACCTGATCGAGGTTCAGCGCGAATCCTACGAGCAGTTCCTGCAGCGCGAGGTCCGTCCGGGCGTCCGCAAGGAACAGGGCATCGAGGCCGTGTTCAAGTCGGTCTTCCCGATCAAGGACTTCAACGAACGCGCCGTGCTGGAATACGTGTCCTACGAATTCGAGGACCCCAAGTACGACGTCGAGGAATGCATCCAGCGCGACATGACCTATGCCGCGCCGCTGAAGGTCAAGCTGCGCCTGATCGTGTTCGAGGCGGACGAGGAAACGGGCGCGCGCTCGGTCAAGGACATCAAGGAGCAGGACGTCTACATGGGGGACATCCCCCTGATGACGGACAAGGGGACCTTCATCGTCAACGGCACCGAGCGGGTGATCGTCTCGCAGATGCACCGGTCGCCGGGCGTCTTCTTCGACCACGACAAGGGCAAGACCCACTCCTCGGGCAAGCTGCTGTTCGCCGCGCGGGTGATCCCGTACCGCGGCTCGTGGCTGGACTTCGAGTTCGACGCCAAGGACATCGTGTTCGTCCGCATCGACCGTCGCCGCAAGCTGCCCGCCTCGACCTTCCTGATGGCCCTGGGCATGGACGGCGAAGAGATCCTGCGCACCTTCTACGAGACCGTGCCGTACGAGAAGCGCGGCGACGGCTGGGTCACCCCCTACAAGGCCGAACGCTGGAGGGGCGTGAAGCCCGAGTTCGATCTGGTCGATGCCGACACCGGCGAGATCGTCGCCCAGGCCGGCCAGAAGATCAGCGCTCGCGCCGCCAAGAAGCTGGGTGACACCACCAAGTCGCTGTCGCTCGCGGCCGACGCCCTGGTGACCCGCTACCTGGCCGCCGACGCCGTCAACTACGAGACCGGCGAGATCTATGCCGAAGCCGGCGACGAGCTGGACGCGCCGACCATCGAACTGCTGGAAGAGCGCGGCTTCACCACCATCGACGTGCTGGACATCGACCACGTCACGGTCGGCGCCTACATGCGCAACACCCTGCGGGTCGACAAGTCGACGGGCCGCGAGGACGCGCTGTTCGACATCTATCGCGTGATGCGCCCCGGCGAGCCCCCGACCCCGGAAGCCGCCGAAGCCATGTTCAACTCGCTGTTCTTCGACGGCGAGCGTTACGACCTGTCGGCCGTCGGCCGGGTCAAGATGAACATGCGTCTGGAAACGCCGGAAGTGTCCGACGAAATCCGCGTCCTGCAGAAGGACGACGTGCTGAAGGTGCTGCAGATTCTCGTCGGCCTGAAGGACGGCCGCGGCGAGATCGACGACATCGACAACCTGGGCAACCGCCGGGTCCGTTCGGTCGGCGAGCTGCTGGAAAACCAGTACCGCGTCGGTCTGCTGCGCATGGAGCGCGCCATCAAGGAGCGCATGTCGTCGGTCGATATCGACACGGTGATGCCGCACGACCTGATCAACGCGAAGCCGGCCGCGGCCTCGGTGCGTGAATTCTTCGGCTCGTCGCAGCTGTCGCAGTTCATGGACCAGACGAACCCGCTGTCCGAGATCACCCACAAGCGGCGCCTGTCGGCGCTTGGACCGGGCGGTCTGACGCGCGAGCGCGCGGGCTTCGAAGTCCGCGACGTGCACCCGACCCACTACGGCCGCATCTGCCCGATCGAAACGCCGGAAGGCCCGAACATCGGCCTGATCAACTCGCTGGCGACCCACGCCCGGGTCAACAAATACGGCTTCATCGAGAGCCCGTACCGGCGCGTGAAGGACGGCAAGGCCCTAGACGAGGTGGTCTACATCTCGGCCATGGAGGAGTCGAAATACACGATCGCCCAGGCGAACATCGCCCTCAAGGACGGCATGATCGTCGACGAACTGGTCCCGGGCCGGATCAACGGCGACTCGCAGCTGCTGATCCGCGCCGACGTCGACATGATGGACGTGTCGCCGAAACAGGTCGTCTCGGTCGCCGCGGCCCTGATCCCCTTCCTGGAAAACGACGACGCCAACCGGGCCCTGATGGGCGCGAACATGCAGCGTCAGGCCGTGCCTCTGGTGCAGTCGGACGCGCCGCTGGTCGGCACCGGCATGGAAGCGGTCGTCGCCCGTGACTCTGGGGCCGTCGTGGTCGCCCGTCGTGACGGCGTGGTCGAACAGATCGACGGCACGCGGATCGTGGTCCGCGCCACCGGCGACCTGGACGCCGGCCGTTCGGGCGTCGACATCTACCGCCTGTCGAAGTTCCAGCGCTCCAACCAGTCGACCTGCATCAACCAGCGCCCGATCGTGCGCGTGGGCGATGAAGTGAAGACCGGCGACGTGATCGCCGACGGCCCGTCGACGGACCTGGGCGAACTGGCCCTGGGCCGGAACGCGCTCGTCGCCTTCATGCCGTGGAACGGCTACAACTTCGAGGACTCGATCCTGATCTCCGAGCGCATCGTGCGCGACGACGTCTTCACCTCGATCCACCTCGAGGAGTTCGAGGTCATGGCCCGCGATACGAAGCTTGGGCCTGAGGAAATCACCCGCGACATCCCCAACGTCGGCGAGGAAGCCCTGCGCAACCTCGACGAGGCGGGCATCGTGGCCATCGGCGCCGAGGTCCAGCCGGGCGACATCCTGTGCGGCAAGGTCACGCCCAAGGGCGAAAGCCCGATGACCCCCGAAGAGAAGCTGCTGCGGGCCATCTTCGGCGAGAAGGCTTCGGACGTCCGCGACACCTCGCTGCGCCTGCCGCCCGGCGTGGCCGGCACGATCGTCGACGTGCGCGTGTTCAACCGCCACGGCGTCGACAAGGACGAACGCGCCATGTCGATCGAACGCGACGAGATCGAACGCCTGGGCAAGGACCGCGACGACGAACTCGCGATCCTGGAGCGCAACACCTACGGCCGCCTGAAGCCCCTGCTGCTGGGCAAGAACGCCGTCTCGGGTCCCAAGGGCCTGGGTCGCGGTGAAGTGACGGACGCCAAGCTGGGCGAGCTGTCGCGCGGCCTGTGGTGGCAGATCGCCCTCGACGACGAGAAGGCGATGGGCGAGCTGGAGCAGATGAAGAAGTCGTTCGAGGACGCCCGCAAGGCGCTCGACCGTCGCTTCGAGGACAAGGTCGAGAAGCTGCAGCGCGGCGACGAACTGCCCCCCGGCGTGATGAAGATGGTCAAGGTGTTCGTGGCCGTGAAGCGCAAGCTTCAGCCCGGGGACAAGATGGCCGGTCGTCACGGCAACAAGGGCGTCATCTCCAAGATCCTGCCGATCGAGGACATGCCGCACCTGGAAGACGGGACCTCGGTCGACGTCGTTCTGAACCCGCTGGGCGTGCCTTCGCGCATGAACATCGGCCAGATCTTCGAAACCCACCTGGGTTGGGCCTCGGCCGGACTGGGCAAGCAGATCCAGGGTCTGCTGGAAGCCTGGCAGGGCGGTGGCCAGAAGCAGGCGCTGATCGATCACCTGACCGGCATCTACGGCGAGGACACCCCTCTGCCGCAGGACGAGCACGAGCTGGTCGAGCTGGCGCAGAACCTTTCCAAGGGCGTTCCGTTCGCCACCCCGGTGTTCGACGGCGCGCACATCTCGGACATCGAGGACCTGCTGGAGAAGGCCGGTCTGGAGCGTTCGGGTCAGTCGATCGTCTATGACGGCACGACCGGCGAGCAGTTCAAGCGCCCGGTCACGGTCGGCTACATCTACATGCTGAAGCTGCACCACCTGGTCGACGACAAGATCCACGCCCGTTCGATCGGACCGTACTCGCTCGTCACCCAGCAACCGCTGGGCGGCAAGGCGCAGTTCGGCGGACAGCGCTTCGGGGAGATGGAGGTCTGGGCTCTGGAAGCCTACGGCGCCGCCTACACCCTGCAGGAGATGCTGACCGTGAAGTCCGACGACGTGGCCGGACGGACGAAGGTCTACGAGGCCATCGTGCGCGGCGACGACAGCTTCGAGGCGGGCATTCCCGAGAGCTTCAACGTTCTCATCAAGGAAATGCGCTCGCTGGGTCTGAACGTGGAGCTGGAGAACAGCTGA